From the genome of Candidatus Methylomirabilis sp.:
CGAAGCGGAAGGCGCAGCTCCTGGAGCGGTTCGGGAGCGTGCGGCGCCTCCGGGCGGCCAGCGTGGATGAGATCACGCGGGTCGGGGGGATCCCGCCCCAGGTGGCGGCGACGATCCACGACTTCCTGGCTGCGGTGGAGGAGGTCCCCGCGTAGGGGCGGCCCGGCGGGCCGCGCCAAGGGATCGCCGCCGGAAGGAGGGGACACGTGCGACGCCAGCCGGTCGAGACCCCGCAGGCCCCCAAAGCCATCGGCCCGTACGCGCAGGCGATCCGCGCGAGCGGCATAGTGTACACCTCCGGGCAGATCGGGCTCGACCCGGCCACCGGGGCGCTGGTCCCCGGGGGGATCGAGGCGCAGACCCGCCGGGTCCTGGAGAACCTGAAGGCGGTCCTGGCCGCTGCCGGCTCCTCGCTCGACCGGGTCCTGCGCGTGACCGTGTACCTGACCGACCTCGGCCACTTCCAGGCCATGAACCGGATCTTCGCCGAGTTTCTGGACGCCCACCGGCCCGCCCGCTCCACCGTCGGCGTGGCCGCCCTCCCGATGGGGGCGCTCGTGGAGATGGACATGATCGCCCTCTGCGACTGACGCCCGCGCGGCTCGTCGCCGACCCCTGCCCGTCCCTCCTCCTGCCACTTTTTTTGCGCGTTGCCATTGACAGGCGCGCCCTTTGCCTGTAAAAGACCACTATTGATCAACCCCAACTTCTGGCGGGCGGTGCAGACCAAGAAAGGCAGGGCGTGGAAGAGCTCTTAACGCTCCGGGAGGCCGCCAAGAAGCTCCGTGTGGCCGAGGTCACGCTCTACCGCCTGGCGCGGCAGGGGAAGCTCCCGGCGATCAAGGTCGGGGGCGGGTGGCGGTTCAAGCCCGAGGTCCTCGAGGCCTGGCTCGCGCACGGCGGGGCCCGGCGGGAGGCCCGGGTCCTCGTGGTGGACGACGATCCTGTCCTGCTCGACCTGGTCAGGGGCATCGTGTCGGGAGCCGGCTATACGGCGATCCCCGCCCCCGACGGGGAGCGGGCGATCGAGCTCCTGAAGGAAGAGCCCGCCGACCTCGTGTTCCTGGACGTCCTCCTCCCCGCCACGTCCAGCCTCGAGGTCTTTCAGAAGGCCAAGCAGCTCAACCCCCGCGTCACCGTCGTCCTGATGACCGGCTACCCGGATCATCCGGTGGTGGCCGAGGCGATGGCCCTCGGCCCCCTCATGCTGCTCCGCAAGCCCTTCGGCATCCCCCAGTTGACAGAGATCCTCGGGATGGTGTTCCGCACCTGAGGCAGGCGGGCCGATGGCCACCGCCCTTCCGACGCGGCTTCCTGACGGCGGCTGGGTCCTGGAGGCCGCTCCCTCCTTCATTTTCGCCTTCGCTCCGGATGGGACCCTGCTCCACCTGAACCGGGAGGGGGAGGCCCTGACCGGCTTCGACCGGGGGGAGATCGTGGGGGGCCCCTGGGAGCGCCTGGTCCATGCCACCCTGAAGGGGCGCATCACGGACCGGCTGCTCAAGCGCCTGGAGGAGGAGCGGATCGTTCGGGGCTACCCCTTCCGCATCGTCACGCGGGACGGCGCGATTCGGGACGTGGCCGCCAACTTTGCGTGGCTGCAGGATCCCCAGGGGGAGCGCGTGGGTGTGGTCGCGGTGGGGACCGACCTGACCGAGACCCGCCGCCTCGAGGAGGAACTGGGCCGGCAGAACGCGGAGCTGGCCCTCCTGAACGCCGTCGCCGAGAGCCTGGCCGCCTCCGCGGATCTCCTCCCCATGCTGGAGGGGGCGCTGACGCGGTTGCACGAGTCCCTGGATCTCGACGCCAGTGTCGTCTACCACCTGGAGCCGGGCACGGACGAGCTGCGGCTCCTGGCCAGCCGGGGTCTGAGCCAGACGGCGGCGCGATCGGTGGAGCGCCTGGCCCTGGGGGAGGGTTTCGCGGGTCGGGTCGCGGCCACGGGGGAGCCGCTGGCCGTCGAGGATGTGACCACGGATCCCCGCCTGGCCCGGCCGCTCCTGCGGGAGATCGGCCTGCGCGCCCTGCTCGTGGTCCCCCTGAGGGTCCGGGGGGAGGTCCGGGGAGCCCTCAGCGTGGCCAAGCGAGAGGCCGGGGCGTTCGGGGCAGAGGAGACCCGCCTGCTGACTGCAGTGGCCGGCCCAGTGGCCGTGGCGATCCAGAACGCCCGCCTCCTGAAGGATGCCCTCCGCTCCAGTCGGGATGTGGCCCACTTGCTGGAGGTCAGCCGGGAGATCAACTCGAACCTGGAGCTGACGGCAGTCCTGCGACGCATCGTGGTCCGCGCCGTGGAGCTGGTCGAGGCGGAGCGGGGCCTGCTCGGCCTCCTCGAGGAGGGGGTCATCCGCTTCCGGGAGCGGTGGGACGGGGAGGCCTGGCATGCCGCGGAGTTAACCTTCGCCCCCGGGGAAGGGATCCCGGGCTGGATCCTGGAGACGCGCCGGCCGGTCTTGAGCAATGCCGTGGCGGAGGATCCGCGGGCGCGCCCGGAAGTCGTGCAGGCGCTCGGGGTCCGGGCCGTGTTGGCCCAGCCCATCCTGAGCCGGGCGGGGGAGATCGTCGGCATCCTGGAGGTCCACAACAAGCGTGGGGGAGAGTCCTTCGGCCCCACCGACGGGCAGCTCCTGAGCCTGCTGGCGAACCAGGCGGCCATCGCGATCGAAAACGCCCGCCTCTTCGCCGGCCTCACGCAGCAGTCTGCCGAGCTGGAGGCGAAGGTTGGGGAGCGGACGGCGGCGCTTGAGGAGGCCAACCGGCTCCTCGAGCAGGCCAGCGGGCAGAAGAGCCGGTTCCTGGCGGCCATGTCCCACGAGTTTCGTTCACCGCTGAACTCCATCATCGGGTTCTCCGAAGTCCTCGCGGACGGGCTGGCCGGCCCCCTTGCCCCCAAGCAGGCCCGCTACGTGGAGAACATCCAACAGAGCGGCCGGCACCTCCTCCAATTGGTCAGCGACATTGTGGATCTCTCCCGGGTGGAGGCCGGGAAGCTCGACTTCCTCCGCGAGACCGTT
Proteins encoded in this window:
- a CDS encoding RidA family protein — translated: MRRQPVETPQAPKAIGPYAQAIRASGIVYTSGQIGLDPATGALVPGGIEAQTRRVLENLKAVLAAAGSSLDRVLRVTVYLTDLGHFQAMNRIFAEFLDAHRPARSTVGVAALPMGALVEMDMIALCD
- a CDS encoding response regulator, with amino-acid sequence MEELLTLREAAKKLRVAEVTLYRLARQGKLPAIKVGGGWRFKPEVLEAWLAHGGARREARVLVVDDDPVLLDLVRGIVSGAGYTAIPAPDGERAIELLKEEPADLVFLDVLLPATSSLEVFQKAKQLNPRVTVVLMTGYPDHPVVAEAMALGPLMLLRKPFGIPQLTEILGMVFRT
- a CDS encoding GAF domain-containing protein — protein: MATALPTRLPDGGWVLEAAPSFIFAFAPDGTLLHLNREGEALTGFDRGEIVGGPWERLVHATLKGRITDRLLKRLEEERIVRGYPFRIVTRDGAIRDVAANFAWLQDPQGERVGVVAVGTDLTETRRLEEELGRQNAELALLNAVAESLAASADLLPMLEGALTRLHESLDLDASVVYHLEPGTDELRLLASRGLSQTAARSVERLALGEGFAGRVAATGEPLAVEDVTTDPRLARPLLREIGLRALLVVPLRVRGEVRGALSVAKREAGAFGAEETRLLTAVAGPVAVAIQNARLLKDALRSSRDVAHLLEVSREINSNLELTAVLRRIVVRAVELVEAERGLLGLLEEGVIRFRERWDGEAWHAAELTFAPGEGIPGWILETRRPVLSNAVAEDPRARPEVVQALGVRAVLAQPILSRAGEIVGILEVHNKRGGESFGPTDGQLLSLLANQAAIAIENARLFAGLTQQSAELEAKVGERTAALEEANRLLEQASGQKSRFLAAMSHEFRSPLNSIIGFSEVLADGLAGPLAPKQARYVENIQQSGRHLLQLVSDIVDLSRVEAGKLDFLRETVALPPLLETVREMVEPLVQGKELTLALEVPLDLPPLLADPARAKQVLVNLLSNAIKVTPAGGRITLTASHRTGGEAGGRAMLEVAVADTGVGLSPEDQARLFQEFQQGEAGARQEQGAGLGLALSKRLVELQGGRIWVESAGRGQGACFRFTLPAAEHPRARRILVVEDERVFLRAVEDRLREAGFLVETAEDGEKALTRLAAHVPDLLILDLSLPRLDGWELLRLLRAEPTTASLPILVLTGLGVEHAERSVALGANEFLTKPVSGTILLNTVRALLETAARR